The region GAAGGAGGGAAGAAGAATGAATAGATTAAAAACGGCCTTATCAATAGGATTTATAATTATTCTATCTGTATTAAATTATGTATCGGCTGATAATTTTAATACTTCAATTAAAGAAAACACTTTAATAAAAGCATTTAATGAAACAGATGCTGAATTATTAGAGATAGATATGAATTTTACTGCAAAAATTAATGATACATATTTAGATTTAGATAATCTTAAAAAATTAAGCGAAAAAATCATAAACAAACTAAATATAGATGGTCTAAAAGTGGACAAGAACCTTTTTCAGGAAATGTACAACAATGATAACATAGCCAACTACTACTGTGAAGATATATCACAATCAAATGATCTCATACAATTAACGATATGGGGGAAGGATAAATATAAAAGGACTATTACAGCAATAATTTCTTCTTATAAAGATCCGTATGATGGCAACAGTGAGACAGATTTAGTTATTGATGTAGTGCAAGAATATACAAAAGGTTTAAAAAAGACTATAGACGAAATTAGTAATGTTTACAGTAGCTTCAATGCAAGACCAGAAATTACCACTTGCATTATTGGGACATTTAATGGAAAATTAAAGGAAGATGAGAAAATAAAAAAAGTATCTAAAGCACTATATAGCATAAATGGCAGAAAAGTTGAAGGATTTTTTAATGATTCTCTTATCAGTATTTCTGCTTACTCACCTGCAATAGATGAATTTATCTATACAGGAAGCAATAAAATGAATATCAACATAGCGTTAAGATATAATGAATACGAAGATAAAACCTATATTTGGATAGGAACACCAATAATTACAATTGGGTACTAGATACTAGGTACTAGGTACTTGGTACTAGATTAAAAATGTAAAATTGAAAATTTAAAATGTAGAATTAGTTTATGGTTGATAGTCGATAATCAATAGTTGATAGACTAAAAAACTATTAACTATCAACTATTGACTACTAAAAATTAATTCTACGCTACAGATGACTAACGAATAGCTAATGACGAATAACGAACGACGAATAATACTAACGACTGTTGACTAAAAACTAATAACTTTTAAAACTTAACATTCAACATTTA is a window of Caloranaerobacter ferrireducens DNA encoding:
- a CDS encoding YwmB family TATA-box binding protein, with translation MNRLKTALSIGFIIILSVLNYVSADNFNTSIKENTLIKAFNETDAELLEIDMNFTAKINDTYLDLDNLKKLSEKIINKLNIDGLKVDKNLFQEMYNNDNIANYYCEDISQSNDLIQLTIWGKDKYKRTITAIISSYKDPYDGNSETDLVIDVVQEYTKGLKKTIDEISNVYSSFNARPEITTCIIGTFNGKLKEDEKIKKVSKALYSINGRKVEGFFNDSLISISAYSPAIDEFIYTGSNKMNINIALRYNEYEDKTYIWIGTPIITIGY